One region of Pantanalinema sp. genomic DNA includes:
- a CDS encoding small basic family protein, translating into MIGALVTLGGLIVGLLLGAIAPLSIPQVYSKYFAVAILAALDTGFGGVRSGLEGRFGLAVFISGFTANTLIAAGLTYLGDQLGIDLYLAAIVVFGVRIFENLAKIRRLILGRFWTF; encoded by the coding sequence ATGATCGGGGCACTCGTCACGCTGGGGGGGCTGATCGTCGGCCTTCTGCTGGGGGCGATCGCGCCTCTTAGCATCCCCCAGGTCTACTCCAAGTACTTCGCGGTGGCCATCCTCGCGGCCTTGGATACCGGGTTCGGGGGCGTCCGATCCGGTCTCGAGGGGCGCTTCGGGCTGGCGGTGTTCATCAGCGGGTTCACGGCGAACACGCTGATCGCCGCAGGGCTCACCTATCTCGGGGACCAGCTCGGCATCGATCTGTACCTCGCGGCCATCGTGGTCTTCGGGGTGCGGATTTTCGAAAACCTCGCCAAGATTCGGCGGCTCATCCTCGGTCGCTTTTGGACATTTTAG